One segment of Bacillus solimangrovi DNA contains the following:
- the tsaD gene encoding tRNA (adenosine(37)-N6)-threonylcarbamoyltransferase complex transferase subunit TsaD: MNEKQQIILGIETSCDETAAAIVRNGNEILANVVASQIESHKRFGGVVPEVASRHHVEQLTIVFEEAMSQANVTFEELDAIAVTEGPGLVGALLTGVNAAKAIAFAHDIPLVPVHHIAGHIYANRFVEDLKFPLLTLVVSGGHTELVYMKEHGHYEVIGETRDDAAGEAYDKVARTLNLPYPGGPEIDRLAQQGEESIQFPRAWLEKGSYDFSFSGLKSSVINTLHNAKQRGEDLKLEDIAASFQASVVDVLVKKTVDAAQEYNVEQVLVAGGVAANKGLRSRLTDEFSKLAIPLVIPPLSLCTDNAAMIAAAGTVEFNKGNRAKLSLNGVPGLDLEQFNDEASS; this comes from the coding sequence ATGAATGAAAAACAACAAATTATTTTAGGAATTGAGACAAGCTGTGACGAAACAGCAGCAGCAATTGTCCGAAATGGAAATGAAATTCTTGCGAATGTCGTCGCATCCCAAATTGAAAGTCATAAACGTTTTGGTGGTGTTGTACCAGAAGTAGCATCACGGCACCATGTTGAGCAGTTAACGATTGTGTTTGAGGAGGCAATGAGCCAAGCGAACGTAACGTTTGAAGAGTTAGATGCTATCGCTGTAACGGAAGGTCCCGGTCTTGTTGGTGCGTTGCTAACAGGTGTGAATGCGGCTAAGGCGATTGCGTTTGCTCATGACATTCCACTCGTACCTGTCCATCATATTGCTGGACACATTTATGCAAACCGATTTGTAGAGGATTTGAAGTTTCCGTTGTTAACGTTAGTCGTATCTGGAGGTCACACCGAATTAGTTTATATGAAGGAACATGGTCATTATGAAGTAATTGGTGAGACAAGAGATGATGCGGCTGGAGAAGCTTATGATAAGGTAGCAAGAACGCTTAACTTACCTTATCCGGGAGGCCCAGAGATAGATCGACTTGCTCAACAAGGAGAGGAAAGTATTCAATTTCCTCGTGCATGGTTAGAAAAAGGTTCTTACGACTTTAGTTTTAGTGGTCTGAAATCATCTGTTATTAATACGTTGCACAATGCTAAACAACGTGGTGAAGACCTTAAGCTTGAGGATATTGCTGCAAGCTTTCAAGCTAGTGTAGTGGATGTACTCGTGAAGAAGACAGTAGATGCAGCACAAGAATACAACGTAGAACAAGTTCTTGTTGCAGGTGGTGTTGCTGCGAATAAAGGGCTGCGCAGTCGTCTGACAGATGAGTTTTCTAAGTTAGCTATTCCACTTGTAATTCCCCCATTATCTCTTTGTACAGATAATGCAGCGATGATTGCAGCAGCAGGTACTGTAGAGT
- the rimI gene encoding ribosomal protein S18-alanine N-acetyltransferase: MGEYEIKYRLMNEHDIEDVLRIEKSSFATPWTYEAFYNEVVHNQFARYLLIIKGEEVIGYCGLWIVFDDASVTNVAILPKERGNRYGEMLMHQAMEFARAVGGLRLSLEVRTSNHIAQNLYRKLGFESGGIRKNYYADNQEDALVMWVNL, encoded by the coding sequence ATGGGAGAGTATGAGATTAAATATCGATTAATGAATGAACACGATATTGAAGATGTATTGAGGATTGAGAAGTCATCATTTGCAACCCCTTGGACATATGAAGCATTTTATAACGAAGTTGTCCACAATCAATTTGCAAGGTATTTGTTGATTATTAAGGGAGAAGAAGTTATTGGCTATTGTGGATTGTGGATTGTATTTGATGATGCAAGTGTGACTAATGTTGCTATTTTACCGAAAGAACGGGGAAACAGATACGGTGAGATGTTGATGCATCAAGCAATGGAGTTTGCTAGAGCAGTCGGTGGTTTACGTTTATCGTTAGAAGTGCGTACTTCGAATCATATTGCTCAGAATTTATATCGAAAGCTAGGGTTTGAATCTGGAGGAATAAGAAAAAACTACTATGCTGATAATCAAGAGGATGCATTAGTAATGTGGGTGAACTTATAA